A genomic region of Alicyclobacillus sp. SO9 contains the following coding sequences:
- a CDS encoding motility associated factor glycosyltransferase family protein, which yields MKNPVLENNLSNLPPHLKDVLPQIREGNPLSQTVETVLGERGWPVAVMRRDDAVIHTNSLVDPWEEGKQWAQTLDYKDVMVSFIYGCGFGYPLIEYYRRKKPYTETIIFEENTHLFYAMLTRIDMTPLLKDPSVHFVIGTSNQMKAMLNSVITSEFLLRATKPAAFFTWLAHRNEKATYLALHEWLWNTLELHLSSVGNSVHDTLVGMYNTLDNVNAILHSPKLDSLKNSFAGKPAFIVSNGPSLDKNIELLHEAVGKSLIFTAESALQPCLRRGIVPDAICVTERTPNVYHIHFEHQEIPPQLVMVGLTLMDPRIPASFKGPWVPVFRNSESTGKWIQNAISENPSGEAPKPGHEPSGLHGGGSSAHLAFEFALWVGANPIVLIGQDLAFGPNKQTHSKLSAYTQADLENQVKLLQSQPSFTVKGVDGQPVLTTKIWYEFKTWFEQKIQEYSSVDFIDATEGGAYIQGTRLMTLREALDNYCTDPLPMNLYQYLENVTQDKQAVAADSQIEERTTTLVKQVVDIKAKFSNLVEQADSDIHNCNLIERACKLQEKYPESSLPPFVEKLFQTNTAAFKKYAVDEQIVPFTQQVIFAIHKQINDVGEVDSVQRLKQVTGLQKQMFQYLQRTCHFVKNHFELAEQHLKQTFSKS from the coding sequence ATGAAGAATCCAGTACTGGAAAACAACCTTTCAAATTTACCTCCACACTTGAAAGACGTCCTGCCGCAAATTCGTGAAGGGAATCCGTTGTCTCAAACCGTTGAGACAGTCCTTGGAGAGCGCGGTTGGCCAGTCGCTGTAATGAGACGAGATGATGCTGTTATTCATACGAACAGCCTTGTCGATCCATGGGAAGAAGGCAAACAATGGGCGCAGACACTGGATTACAAGGATGTTATGGTCAGCTTCATTTATGGATGCGGCTTCGGCTATCCCTTAATTGAGTACTACCGAAGAAAGAAACCCTACACAGAAACCATTATTTTTGAGGAAAACACACACTTGTTTTACGCAATGCTCACCCGTATTGATATGACACCCCTGTTAAAGGACCCGTCGGTTCATTTCGTCATTGGCACGAGCAATCAAATGAAAGCGATGCTGAACAGCGTGATTACATCAGAATTTCTGCTTCGTGCAACAAAACCTGCTGCATTCTTTACGTGGTTGGCACACAGAAATGAAAAAGCAACTTATTTAGCGCTTCATGAATGGTTATGGAATACACTGGAGCTGCATTTGAGCAGTGTCGGAAATTCGGTTCACGACACGCTGGTTGGTATGTACAATACCTTGGATAATGTGAATGCCATACTGCACAGCCCGAAGCTGGATTCGTTGAAAAACAGTTTTGCAGGCAAGCCGGCATTCATTGTCTCAAATGGACCGTCATTGGACAAGAACATCGAACTTCTTCATGAAGCAGTGGGAAAATCCCTCATCTTTACTGCTGAATCTGCACTGCAACCTTGTCTTCGCAGAGGTATTGTACCAGATGCCATCTGCGTCACAGAACGGACCCCCAATGTCTATCACATTCACTTTGAACACCAAGAGATTCCGCCGCAGCTGGTCATGGTTGGACTGACCTTAATGGATCCCAGGATTCCAGCCAGTTTTAAAGGCCCGTGGGTCCCTGTATTTCGGAACAGTGAATCTACTGGCAAGTGGATTCAAAATGCTATTTCGGAAAATCCCTCGGGTGAGGCACCGAAACCTGGACACGAGCCTTCGGGTCTTCACGGAGGGGGTTCGTCAGCTCATTTAGCCTTCGAGTTTGCCCTCTGGGTCGGAGCGAATCCGATTGTTTTAATTGGCCAGGATTTGGCGTTCGGACCGAACAAGCAGACACACAGCAAGCTGTCTGCATACACGCAGGCGGATTTGGAAAATCAGGTAAAATTGCTGCAGTCACAGCCCTCTTTCACCGTAAAGGGAGTGGACGGTCAGCCTGTCCTTACGACAAAAATCTGGTACGAGTTTAAAACCTGGTTCGAGCAGAAGATTCAAGAGTACAGCAGTGTAGACTTTATCGATGCTACAGAAGGTGGTGCTTACATTCAAGGAACCCGACTGATGACCCTTCGTGAGGCCCTTGACAACTATTGTACGGACCCGCTGCCGATGAATTTGTATCAGTACCTGGAAAATGTGACACAGGATAAGCAGGCGGTTGCCGCCGATTCCCAGATTGAAGAGCGAACAACTACGCTTGTGAAGCAGGTTGTGGATATCAAAGCCAAATTCTCAAATTTGGTTGAGCAAGCTGACAGCGACATCCACAATTGCAATCTGATTGAGCGGGCTTGCAAACTGCAAGAAAAGTATCCAGAGAGCAGTTTGCCGCCTTTTGTCGAGAAACTGTTTCAGACCAATACTGCCGCATTTAAGAAGTACGCAGTAGACGAACAGATTGTCCCCTTTACTCAGCAAGTGATATTTGCCATACACAAACAAATCAATGACGTGGGCGAGGTGGACAGTGTCCAACGGTTGAAACAGGTTACAGGCTTACAGAAGCAGATGTTTCAGTATTTGCAGCGAACGTGTCATTTCGTAAAAAATCACTTTGAACTGGCAGAACAACACCTGAAGCAAACCTTTTCCAAGTCATAA